A single window of Nicotiana tomentosiformis chromosome 1, ASM39032v3, whole genome shotgun sequence DNA harbors:
- the LOC104092535 gene encoding AAA-ATPase At2g46620-like, whose protein sequence is MWIVNIFFLLFLVPCFLFLVRFILYRTALIFVLRKWANWVDDRIHVHQYLKVAELNENGQDNQFYRRVSLYVNSLPSVEDSNFTNLFSGKKSTDIVLSLDDNQVIQDEFLGARISWVNKVERFNNGVCNRSFLLRIKKKDKRRILPPYFQHIHTVSDDIEQRRRELKLFINNGPSENPIKGRWRSVPFTHPATLDTIAMDTDLKIKVKSDLETFTKSQNYYHKMGRAWKRNYLLYGPSGTGKSSFIGAMANFLNYDVYDVDLSRVSDDSDLKLLLLQTTSRSLIVIEDLDRSINKKLITTSFSGLLNFMDGIVNSCCGDEKIMVFTMNSKEHIDPAMLRPGRIDVHIHFPLCDFNSFRSLANNYLGVKEHKLFPQVEEIFQSGATMSPAAIGELMMVNRSSPSRALKSVITALQSNGTEGKVAGRGKRLSDSASSPGLPFPSPSPQAEETGGVNWKDSVPVAKEFRKLYGLLRLKSCKKPGSFDHDSEMIER, encoded by the coding sequence ATGTGGATTGTCAATATATTTTTCCTTTTGTTCTTGGTTCCTTGCTTTTTATTTCTCGTTAGATTTATCCTGTATAGAACAGCTTTGATATTTGTTTTGCGGAAATGGGCAAATTGGGTCGACGACAGAATTCACGTTCATCAGTACCTTAAAGTTGCAGAGCTGAATGAAAATGGGCAAGACAATCAGTTTTACCGGAGAGTTTCCCTTTATGTCAATTCCTTGCCATCAGTGGAAGATTCAAACTTCACCAATCTCTTCTCCGGTAAAAAATCTACTGATATCGTCTTATCTTTAGACGACAATCAGGTAATTCAAGACGAATTCCTCGGAGCCAGAATTTCCTGGGTAAacaaagttgaaagatttaataaTGGAGTTTGTAATCGGAGTTTCTTGTTGAGGATTAAGAAGAAAGATAAACGCAGAATTCTCCCCCCATATTTTCAGCATATTCATACTGTCTCTGACGATATCGAACAGCGAAGAAGAGAATTAAAATTGTTCATAAACAATGGGCCGTCGGAAAATCCCATAAAGGGACGGTGGAGATCTGTTCCATTTACACATCCTGCGACTTTGGATACCATAGCCATGGACACCGATCTCAAAATTAAGGTAAAATCCGATCTTGAAACGTTTACCAAATCCCAAAATTACTATCACAAAATGGGCCGTGCTTGGAAGCGTAATTACCTCCTGTACGGTCCCTCCGGTACTGGAAAATCAAGCTTCATTGGCGCTATGGCGAATTTCTTGAATTACGATGTTTACGACGTTGATTTGTCCAGAGTTTCTGATGATTCTGATCTCAAACTCCTTTTGCTACAAACAACAAGCCGATCCTTAATCGTAATCGAAGATCTCGATCGTTCGATCAACAAGAAATTAATAACTACAAGCTTCTCAGGTTTGCTTAATTTTATGGATGGTATTGTAAATTCATGTTGTGGCGATGAGAAGATTATGGTTTTTACAATGAACAGCAAAGAGCATATAGATCCAGCGATGTTAAGGCCTGGTAGAATTGATGtgcacatacacttccctttgtGTGATTTTAATTCTTTTAGGTCTTTAGCGAATAATTATTTGGGCGTAAAGGAGCACAAGCTGTTTCCGCAAGTGGAGGAGATTTTCCAGAGCGGCGCAACCATGAGTCCGGCGGCGATCGGCGAGTTGATGATGGTCAACCGGAGCTCCCCGAGCAGGGCTTTGAAGTCCGTAATCACGGCGTTACAGTCTAACGGAACGGAGGGAAAGGTCGCCGGGAGGGGAAAACGGTTGAGTGACAGTGCATCGTCACCAGGGCTGCCGTTTCCGTCGCCGTCGCCGCAAGCGGAGGAGACAGGTGGCGTCAACTGGAAGGACTCTGTTCCTGTGGCGAaggaattccggaagttgtacGGATTGTTGAGGTTGAAAAGTTGTAAGAAGCCTGGTTCGTTCGATCATGACTCCGAGATGATCGAACGGTGA